The Heyndrickxia vini genome contains a region encoding:
- a CDS encoding YbaB/EbfC family nucleoid-associated protein — MRGMGNMQNMMKQMQKMQKKMAEAQEELGDKRIEGTAGGGMVTVIVSGHKEIVEVNIKEEVVDPEDIEMLQDLVLAATNDALKKAEELTNQTMGQFTKGLNIPGF, encoded by the coding sequence ATGCGTGGTATGGGAAATATGCAAAACATGATGAAACAAATGCAAAAAATGCAAAAGAAAATGGCTGAGGCTCAAGAAGAATTAGGAGATAAGCGTATTGAAGGAACTGCTGGCGGCGGAATGGTAACGGTAATTGTTTCAGGGCATAAAGAAATTGTAGAAGTAAATATTAAAGAAGAAGTAGTTGATCCTGAAGATATTGAAATGCTTCAAGATTTAGTACTTGCTGCAACAAATGATGCATTGAAAAAGGCGGAGGAATTAACAAATCAAACGATGGGGCAGTTTACCAAAGGATTAAACATTCCAGGATTTTAA
- a CDS encoding YaaL family protein, with translation MFNRKLKLRNEYDQKLIDLMAIARKNWLQQKSLVEMSFEYNEELQFQKKLAEMKYFFLFREAKARNIRIKK, from the coding sequence ATGTTCAATAGAAAATTAAAATTGCGTAATGAATATGACCAAAAGTTAATAGATTTAATGGCAATAGCTCGGAAAAATTGGCTTCAACAGAAATCCTTAGTTGAAATGAGCTTTGAATATAATGAAGAACTACAATTCCAAAAAAAATTAGCTGAAATGAAATACTTTTTTTTATTTCGGGAAGCAAAGGCTAGAAATATTAGAATAAAAAAGTAA
- the recR gene encoding recombination mediator RecR, translating to MHYPEPITKLMDSFMKLPGIGPKTAARLAFFVLSMKEDTVLDFAKALVDAKRNLSYCTVCGHITDQDPCYICEDTRRDRSIICVVQDPKDVIAMEKMKEFNGLYHVLHGAISPMDGIGPEDINIPDLLKRLQDETVQEVILATNPNIEGEATAMYISRLLKPSGIKITRIAHGLPVGGDLEYADEVTLSKALEGRREV from the coding sequence ATGCATTATCCAGAACCTATAACAAAACTAATGGATAGCTTTATGAAATTGCCAGGTATTGGGCCAAAGACCGCGGCCCGACTGGCATTTTTTGTGCTAAGTATGAAAGAAGATACTGTTCTAGACTTTGCCAAGGCACTTGTAGATGCGAAAAGAAATTTAAGCTATTGTACGGTATGTGGTCACATCACTGACCAAGATCCGTGTTATATTTGTGAGGATACACGACGAGATCGAAGTATTATATGTGTCGTTCAAGATCCGAAAGATGTAATAGCTATGGAAAAAATGAAAGAATTTAATGGGTTATACCATGTACTTCATGGTGCGATTTCACCTATGGATGGTATAGGACCTGAGGATATCAATATTCCGGATTTACTAAAAAGACTACAGGATGAAACGGTACAGGAAGTTATTCTAGCGACAAACCCTAATATTGAAGGGGAGGCTACTGCCATGTATATTTCCCGTCTTCTTAAACCATCAGGTATAAAGATAACTAGGATTGCCCACGGATTACCTGTTGGTGGCGATTTAGAATATGCTGATGAAGTAACTTTGTCTAAAGCTTTAGAAGGACGCAGAGAGGTATAA
- a CDS encoding pro-sigmaK processing inhibitor BofA family protein, protein MNPIIIIAVISVLILLLLIAGFTGKPFRIIGQVFIRLAIGALFLFFLNQFGGQFGIHVPINLVTTAVSGLLGIPGVVGLTIIQTWIIG, encoded by the coding sequence ATGAACCCAATAATAATCATTGCGGTTATCTCCGTATTAATTCTTCTACTATTGATAGCGGGATTCACAGGAAAACCGTTTCGGATTATCGGGCAAGTGTTTATAAGACTTGCGATTGGTGCGTTGTTTTTGTTTTTTTTAAATCAGTTTGGTGGGCAATTCGGTATTCACGTTCCAATAAATCTTGTGACTACAGCAGTTTCAGGTTTATTAGGAATCCCTGGAGTAGTAGGTTTAACTATTATTCAAACGTGGATAATAGGTTAA